A genomic segment from Capra hircus breed San Clemente chromosome 7, ASM170441v1, whole genome shotgun sequence encodes:
- the LOC102181022 gene encoding olfactory receptor 10H1: MQGANFSAVTEFILIGFSTFPHLQLMFFLLFLLMYLFTLLGNLLIMATVWRERSLHTPMYLFLCALSTSEVLYTFAIIPRMLADLLSTDRSISFRACASQMFFSFTFGFTHSFLLTVMGYDRYVAICHPLRYNVLMSPRGCACLVAWSWAGGSVMGLVVTSAIFHLIFCGPNEVHHFACHVPPLLKLACGTDVQVVAKGVGLVCIAALLGCGLLILLSYAFIVATILRIPSAEGRHKAFSTCASHLTVVVVHYGFASVIYLKPKGPQSLEGDTLMGITYTVLTPFLSPIIFSLRNKELKIAMKKTFLSKLYPEKI; encoded by the coding sequence ATGCAGGGAGCCAACTTCTCAGCAGTGACTGAATTCATCCTCATCGGCTTCTCCACCTTCCCCCACCTTCAGCTGATGttcttccttctgttcctgctgaTGTACCTGTTCACGCTGCTGGGGAACCTGCTCATCATGGCCACTGTCTGGAGGGAGCGCagcctccacacccccatgtacctCTTCCTTTGCGCCCTCTCCACCTCCGAGGTCCTCTACACCTTTGCCATCATCCCGCGCATGCTGGCCGACCTGCTCTCCACCGACCGCTCCATCTCCTTCAGGGCCTGTGCCAGCCAGATGTTCTTCTCCTTCACGTTTGGCTTCACCCACTCCTTCCTGCTCACCGTCATGGGCTATGACCGCTACGTGGCCATCTGCCACCCCCTGCGCTACAACGTGCTCATGAGCCCCCGGGGCTGCGCCTGCCTGGTGGCCTGGTCCTGGGCTGGAGGCTCAGTCATGGGGTTGGTGGTGACATCTGCTATTTTCCACCTCATCTTTTGTGGACCCAATGAGGTCCACCATTTTGCTTGTCATGTGCCCCCACTTTTGAAGTTGGCCTGTGGAACTGACGTGCAAGTAGTCGCCAAGGGCGTGGGCCTGGTGTGTATCGCCGCCCTGCTGGGCTGTGGTCTCCTCATCCTCTTGTCTTACGCCTTCATCGTGGCCACCATCTTGAGGATCCCTTCAGCCGAGGGCCGGCACAAAGCCTTCTCCACGTGTGCGTCCCACCTCACCGTGGTGGTTGTGCACTATGGCTTTGCCTCTGTCATCTACCTCAAGCCCAAGGGTCCCCAGTCTCTGGAAGGAGACACGCTGATGGGCATCACCTACACGGTCCTCACTCCTTTCCTGAGCCCCATCATTTTCAGTCTCAGGAACAAAGAGCTGAAGATCGCCatgaagaaaaccttcctcagcaagCTTTACCCTGAAAAAATATGA